Part of the Phycisphaerales bacterium genome, ATGGCAAGGGCGGCGTGGAGCCTGCGTACAGATCGCAACCGTGCGGTTGGGGTTCTGCTATACTCGGACGGCCGGGGAAGACCCGTCCGACGCTCGACCGACGCGGTTCGAACATCACCCTGATCTTTCGCGGCGACCGGCGATTGTCGTTCCCCGCGTTCACGGCCACCGGACCGACGGTGGTGCCAACAAGGCCAGCAGACGCGACGCCGCCCGTTCGGCGGTTGCGTCGTAGGGCGATTGTTCGTGAGACACCGTGCCGGCTCGGGCGTGCGACGTACGCCTGTTTGCTTGAGCCGCCGCGATGCCCGAACTCGTTTCCATCCTGATCGGACTCGGCGGCGTGGTGCTTGGCGTCATACTGGGCGTGTTCGCGCACGGCCGGTTGATCTCCAGGACCCTGTCGCAGGCGCGCACGGAAGCCGGCTCCATCACCGAGCGGGCACAGACCGAGTCCGAGGCGATCCTGAGCAAGGCCGAGGCCGACGCCGAGAAACGCGTGCACCAGCGGCTCCGCGAGGTCGACGAAGAGCTCGACGCCGAGCGCAAGCGGCTGCGGCAGGAGGACAAGGAGCTCTCGAAGCGCGAGTCCTCGCTCGACAAGGCCGAGTCTCGGCTGGGCGATCGCGAGAAGCAGGCCGACAAGCGCGACCGCGAGCTGCGCGATCGCGACGAGAAGCTCGAGGCGCGTGCGGGCGAGTTGGAGACGCTCATCGAGCGGCAGACCAGGGCGCTGGCCGAGGTGGCCGGCATGACGCCCGAGGAGGCCCGCGAGGCGTACATCGACCGGGTCTCGGAAGACTCGCGGCACGAGGCGGCGGCGGTGGCCCGGAAGATCACCGAAGAAGCCGAGAACCAGGCCCGCGAGCGGTCGACGGAGATCCTGCTGCAGGCGGCCCAGCGGTTTGCCGGCGAGTTCGCGAGCGAGCACCTGGTGCGATCGGTGGCCATCCCCAACGACCAGATGAAGGGCCGGATCATCGGCCGCGAGGGCCGGAACATCCGGGCCATCGAGAAGATGACCGGAGTGGACATCATCGTGGACGACACGCCGGGCGTCATCACGGTGTCGTGCTTCGACAAGGTGCGGCAGTCGATCGCGGTGGAGGCACTCGAGCGGCTGATCGCCGACGGGCGGATGCATCCCACGCGGATCGAGGAGACGGTCGAGAAGGTCCGGGCCGAGTTCGACGAGCGCATCCGCAAGCACGGCAAGGATGCGCAGATGGAGGTCAAGATCGGCGGGCTGCACGCCAAGGTCATCGAGGCCATGGGCAAGCTGCACTACCGCACGAGCTATGGCCAGAACGTGCTGGCCCACTCCATCGAGGTCGCGACGTTCAGCCAGATCATCGCCGACCAACTCGGGTTGAATGGCAAGCTGGCTCGCCGGTGTGGCTTCCTGCACGACATCGGCAAGGCGATGGACCACGAGATGGAGGGCGGGCACCCCAAGATCGGCATGGACTTCGCCAAGCGGTACGGCGAGAAGGAGCCCGTGCTCAACGCCATCGGCGGGCACCACGGCGACATCCCCTCGACGAGCTTCTACACGCCCATCGTGATGGCGGCCGACGCGCTCAGTGGCGCCCGGCCCGGCGCGCGGCGCGAGTCGATGGAGCTGTACATCCAGCGATTGAACGACCTGCAGGACATCGCCAAGGGTCACAAGGGCGTGGTGGAGGCGTATGCCGTGCAGGCGGGGCGTGAGGTCCGCGTGATGGTGGACGCCAAGAAGGTGAGCGACGACGAGGCGCACTACATCGCCACGCAGATCGCCAAGCGGGTGGCCGACGAGATGACCTTCCCCGGCGAGATTCGGGTGACGGTGCTGCGCGAGACGCGCGCGGTGGAGATCGCGCGGTGATCGACGCCAGCGACGTCAAGGCCGACGCCATCGGCATCCTCCTCGCACACTGCCGGTCGGCCGACATTGAAATCCTCAACGCGATGCGTGGGCTCACGCCCGAGCAGCTCGACCGGCAGTTCGAGATGGGCCTGGGTTCGATCCGTGCGACGTACGAGCACGATCTTGGCGCCCTGCGTGGCTGGGCCGACGTCTACGCGAACCGGCCCAGGCGGGCGTGGCTGCCCGACGAGGGGCCGTACACGATGGACCAGCTCGGAGCACTCACAACGGAGCTGCACGACGACTGGGCCGAGATTGCCGGCAAGTTCCCGCTCGACGAGGTCATCGAGCGGCCGCGGGGCGACTCGGTGCGGCGGTTCACGCGGGCCCACATCCTGGTGCACGTGACGACGCACAGCATGCACCACCGGGCCCAGATGATCAACATGCTGCGGCACGTGGGGGTCGCGGACCTGCCAACGGGCAGCGTAATGCACTGGGTCGACGCGGCGGTCTTCCCGTAGGGCGGCGAGGCCCGGGGGCCAGCTACCATCCTGCTCGCTCGGGGCGCCCCATCGGCTATGGGGCTGAGATGCACCCGCACCACCTGATCCGGGTCATGCCGGCGGAGGGAATGCGCCATGACGACGTTCGATACCAGCAGCACATCGAAGACCAGCGGCGACGATGCACGCGTGTACGGCCTGGGAGCCAACCCGCAGGCGGACACCCCCACCGCACGGTTTGCCGTGCCGACGCGCGGGGCGGGCAACCCGGGGGACGCCGGCGTCACCACGCCGGGAAGCTTCGCAAACAAGGCGGAAGTCGGCAAGCCGCTGACGTTCAGCTCGCCCGACACGCCGGGCATGCCCGAGGCGAGTCCGTTTACGGCGTGGAACTTCCTGCCCGATGGCTGGACGATCGAGGCGGCGGGCGATCACGAGACCGGCTGCGGCGGGCATAACAAGCCCGATGTTGGCGTGTATGTCAGGTGCGTCGCGCCCGAGGGCTTCGAGCCCATCACGCAGCTCGAGCATGCGCGGCTGGGCACGGTGACGGAGCAGATGCGGCGCGTGGCCGAGCGTGAGGGGCACCTGACGCCCGAGCAGGTGCGCGACGAGGTGGCCGTCGGTCGGCTCGTGATTCCCGCGAACCTGACGCACCTGAAGTACAACCTCGACCCGATGGCCATTGGCCGGGCGACGAAGACCAAGATCAATGCGAACATGGGCGCGTCGCCCGTGTCGAGCGGCACCGACGAGGAGGTCGAGAAGCTCAAGTGGGCCGAGAAGTGGGGCGCTGACACGGTGATGGATCTGTCCACCGGCGGCGACCTGGACGAGTGCCGCAAAGCGATCCTGCGGAACTCGACCGTGCCGATCGGCACCGTGCCAATCTACAGCATGATCATCGGCCGGAAGCTGACCGATCTGGACGAGCAGGTGGTCCTCGAGACGCTCGAGCACCAGGCCAAGCAGGGCGTCGATTACTTCACGATCCACGCCGGGGTGCGGAAGAAGGACCTCAAGTACGTCAAGAACCGGCTCATCGGCATCGTGTCTCGCGGCGGCAGCCTGCTGGCCAAGTGGATGCTCGAGAAGAACCGCGACAACCTGATGTACACGATGTGGGATGACATCTGCGAACTGATGCGTCGCCACGACGTGACGTTCTCGATCGGCGACGGCATGCGGCCCGGCGGGCTGGCCGACGCGACCGACGACGCGCAGCTGGCCGAGCTGGAGACCATCGGGGAGCTGACCGAGCGCGCGTGGCGGCACGGCGTGCAGGTGATGGTCGAGGGGCCGGGCCACGTGCCGCTCGACCAGATCGAGTACAACATGAAGCTGCAGCGGCGGCTGTGCCACGGCGCGCCGTTCTACGTGCTCGGGCCGCTGGTGACCGACGTGTTCCCGGGGTACGACCACATCACGAGCTGCATCGGCGCAACCAACGCGGCGTACCACGGCGCGAGCATGCTGTGCTACGTGACGCCCAAGGAGCACCTTGGCCTGCCCAAGAAGGGCGACGTGAAGGAGGGCTGCGTGGCGTACAAGATCGCCGCGCACGCCGCCGACGTGGCGCTGGGCATCCCAGAGTCGCGCGTGTGGGACGACGAGCTGACGCGGGCCCGCGCCGCGCTCAACTGGGAAAAGCACTTCGAGCTTGCCTTCGACACCGACACCGCCCGGGCGTACCACGATGAGGACCTGGACGTCGACACCGACTTCTGCGCCATGTGCGGCCACGACTGGTGCTCGGTGCGCATCAGCAAGGAGATCCAGGAGTTCGCCAGCGGCAAGGCCGAGGGCTTCGAGCGCGGCAAGCCGGTCAAGAGCGCGGCGCTGAGCGAGGAGCAGCAGAAGATCCTCGAGCAGCGCGGCTACCTCAAGCCCGAGGAGATCCACAAGCTGGCCAGCAAGGTCAAGAAGGGCGTGAAGCCCGGCGATGACGACGGCAAGGCCGCGTGCCACAGCGATTACGTGGACGACGAGGACGCGAAGAAGATCCAGGAAGAGACGCTCGTGCAGGTCGACGTGCGGCCGGCGCTTGGGATCGGCAAGGAAGATCGGGTGTATTGAGCCGGCGATCGGGGGGCCTTGGTTGATCACGCGGTATCGCCACTACATTCGCAACGTGGGCCCGGCCCGGGCCATCTCGAACACGGCGCTGCTTTGCATCTTCGTGTACATCGTCGTCAAGGGGTCGATGGCGGCGGGCAACACGCTCGTCACCGTCTTCGCCCTCGCGATGGTGAGCGTGCCGATCATCGTCGGCATGTGCGCGCCGCTGCTCTTGCTGGGCTTGTTCGTGCGCAACGCGTCGAAGACGATGCAGCTCATCCGCCTGCTCCAGGTCTTCGTGTTCGGCACGCTACTCGTGCTGCTCATCTTCAGGCCGCCGGTGCCGTGGTGGGGCTGGCTCGGCATGCTGGGGGTCGTGAGCTTCCTGCACGGCCTCGTGTTCTGGTTCATGTCCGATCCGCGGACGCTGACCGAGCGTGGCATGAACGCGCTCTACGGGACGGAGCCGGGCTACGACGAACAGGATCCCGCGCCGTCGGCGAGTTCGTAGAGCGTGATCGCTTCCAGGCCGCGCGTGTGGAGTCGTTGTTCCATCGCGTCTTGATGGATGAAGGATGAAACCAGGACGCTCGTGCCGGGAGAAACCTGATCTAGCCCCACCACCGGCCAGCCCCACAGCGTGGTGCCGTGGTTCTTCGGGTCGTCGTCGATGATGCAGACGACGTTGGCGCGTGCGAGCACCTCGGCGAGGGCCAGGGTGTGGCGGCCGGCGCCGTAGATGGCGATGGGACCTTCGATGGCGGCGATGGCCCTGGCGGCGCGCTCGGTTGCATCGGGGGGCACGCTGCTGCTGGGCGACGCGGCGTGATCGGATACGAGCGTGCATGGGCGGTCGAGCGGCCACCAGCGGGGCTCGGCGGCGAGGGTGCTCGTGAAGAGCTCTTCGCAGGCCTCGCCGTGGACGCCGAGGCTGTATCGCTGGGCCGCCCGCTCGTAGGCCGCGGCGCGCATGGCGTCGAGCATGTTCCGATCAGTAGCGAGCAACGCGATGGCGTCGGTCATGCGTCGGGCGATGGCGTGCTCGCCCTCGTGATAGCCGGCCTCGATGAGCAGGCCCGAGACGCCGTGCTCGATGGCCTCGGCGGCGCCCGACTCGACGCGCGTGACGATGGGCGCGACGCCGCTGGCCATTGCTTCCAGCATCGCGACGTTGAGCCCCTCGTAGCGTGAGGTCAGTAGCAGTGCGTCGGCGGCGGCGATCTTGGGACGCAGCTCGCTCCGGGGCAGGCCGTCGAGCCGGCGCGCATTCGGCAGGCCATCGAGCCGCTGGTCGACCTCGGCAGCGGCTGGACCATCGCCAACGAGCGTGAGCCGGTGTGGCACGCCGTCGTCGTGCAGGAGCCGGGCGACCTCGCACAGCACGCCGACGCGGCGGGCCTCGTGCTCCATGCGGCCGGGGTAGATGAGCTCGATGGGACGCTGCTCGCGGGTCTCGGGTGGCTCGCCAAGCTCGACGCCGTACGGGATGCGGTGGACGTCGGCCGATCTCCAGGGCAGGCGTTGTCGCAGCTTCGTGGTGATGTGCTGGCTGACGCAGGCGACGGCCGAGAACATCGGCTCGTAGTTCTGCAGCATCGATGCGTCGAACGGGTTGTCGCTGTGCTGCCAGCCGATGACGCGGAGGCGGTCGCCGTGCGTGGAGGCGAGCGCCGCGGCGGCGGCGTAGCAGTTCGCCTCGAGGCTGGGCAGCACGATGGCCGGCCGCTGCCTTGACCAGCCGAGCGATTCGAGGGCGGTTCGATATTCCTCGACGAAGGGTGCGAGGGAGATGCCGGGCGTGTCGATGGGCGGAAGGTGGCGGAGATCGGCAAGCTCGACGCCCGCGTGGAGCGCATGGTCGACGCGGGCAT contains:
- the rny gene encoding ribonuclease Y, with the protein product MPELVSILIGLGGVVLGVILGVFAHGRLISRTLSQARTEAGSITERAQTESEAILSKAEADAEKRVHQRLREVDEELDAERKRLRQEDKELSKRESSLDKAESRLGDREKQADKRDRELRDRDEKLEARAGELETLIERQTRALAEVAGMTPEEAREAYIDRVSEDSRHEAAAVARKITEEAENQARERSTEILLQAAQRFAGEFASEHLVRSVAIPNDQMKGRIIGREGRNIRAIEKMTGVDIIVDDTPGVITVSCFDKVRQSIAVEALERLIADGRMHPTRIEETVEKVRAEFDERIRKHGKDAQMEVKIGGLHAKVIEAMGKLHYRTSYGQNVLAHSIEVATFSQIIADQLGLNGKLARRCGFLHDIGKAMDHEMEGGHPKIGMDFAKRYGEKEPVLNAIGGHHGDIPSTSFYTPIVMAADALSGARPGARRESMELYIQRLNDLQDIAKGHKGVVEAYAVQAGREVRVMVDAKKVSDDEAHYIATQIAKRVADEMTFPGEIRVTVLRETRAVEIAR
- a CDS encoding DinB family protein is translated as MIDASDVKADAIGILLAHCRSADIEILNAMRGLTPEQLDRQFEMGLGSIRATYEHDLGALRGWADVYANRPRRAWLPDEGPYTMDQLGALTTELHDDWAEIAGKFPLDEVIERPRGDSVRRFTRAHILVHVTTHSMHHRAQMINMLRHVGVADLPTGSVMHWVDAAVFP
- the thiC gene encoding phosphomethylpyrimidine synthase ThiC codes for the protein MTTFDTSSTSKTSGDDARVYGLGANPQADTPTARFAVPTRGAGNPGDAGVTTPGSFANKAEVGKPLTFSSPDTPGMPEASPFTAWNFLPDGWTIEAAGDHETGCGGHNKPDVGVYVRCVAPEGFEPITQLEHARLGTVTEQMRRVAEREGHLTPEQVRDEVAVGRLVIPANLTHLKYNLDPMAIGRATKTKINANMGASPVSSGTDEEVEKLKWAEKWGADTVMDLSTGGDLDECRKAILRNSTVPIGTVPIYSMIIGRKLTDLDEQVVLETLEHQAKQGVDYFTIHAGVRKKDLKYVKNRLIGIVSRGGSLLAKWMLEKNRDNLMYTMWDDICELMRRHDVTFSIGDGMRPGGLADATDDAQLAELETIGELTERAWRHGVQVMVEGPGHVPLDQIEYNMKLQRRLCHGAPFYVLGPLVTDVFPGYDHITSCIGATNAAYHGASMLCYVTPKEHLGLPKKGDVKEGCVAYKIAAHAADVALGIPESRVWDDELTRARAALNWEKHFELAFDTDTARAYHDEDLDVDTDFCAMCGHDWCSVRISKEIQEFASGKAEGFERGKPVKSAALSEEQQKILEQRGYLKPEEIHKLASKVKKGVKPGDDDGKAACHSDYVDDEDAKKIQEETLVQVDVRPALGIGKEDRVY
- a CDS encoding glycosyltransferase — encoded protein: MLARDDTPAMLIAMPQGLGVNGVVSWALRLAGVMADRGWRVVIAAHREPKGHARVDHALHAGVELADLRHLPPIDTPGISLAPFVEEYRTALESLGWSRQRPAIVLPSLEANCYAAAAALASTHGDRLRVIGWQHSDNPFDASMLQNYEPMFSAVACVSQHITTKLRQRLPWRSADVHRIPYGVELGEPPETREQRPIELIYPGRMEHEARRVGVLCEVARLLHDDGVPHRLTLVGDGPAAAEVDQRLDGLPNARRLDGLPRSELRPKIAAADALLLTSRYEGLNVAMLEAMASGVAPIVTRVESGAAEAIEHGVSGLLIEAGYHEGEHAIARRMTDAIALLATDRNMLDAMRAAAYERAAQRYSLGVHGEACEELFTSTLAAEPRWWPLDRPCTLVSDHAASPSSSVPPDATERAARAIAAIEGPIAIYGAGRHTLALAEVLARANVVCIIDDDPKNHGTTLWGWPVVGLDQVSPGTSVLVSSFIHQDAMEQRLHTRGLEAITLYELADGAGSCSS